A single Epinephelus lanceolatus isolate andai-2023 chromosome 22, ASM4190304v1, whole genome shotgun sequence DNA region contains:
- the nop10 gene encoding H/ACA ribonucleoprotein complex subunit 3, producing the protein MFLQFYLNENGDRVYTLKKISPDGQPTSSAHPARFSPDDKFSRHRVVVKKRFGLLLTQQPRPVL; encoded by the exons ATGTTTCTGCAGTTTTACCTGAATGAGAACGGAGACAGAGTCTACACTCTGAAG AAGATTAGTCCTGATGGGCAGCCCACCAGCTCAGCCCACCCGGCTCGCTTCTCCCCAGATGACAAGTTCTCCCGACACCGGGTGGTAGTGAAGAAACGCTTCGGCCTTCTGCTCACCCAGCAGCCCAGACCTGTCCTGTGA